In Nicotiana tabacum cultivar K326 chromosome 10, ASM71507v2, whole genome shotgun sequence, the DNA window TGAACGAATGAATCAGAATGCAAAGGAATTTCATGCTTGGATGGGTCAAATCCCAGGAGTGCCACCGGTGTTAAAGGGACCGATTTGAAGAAGTATACGCAATTGCTGTTTAAACCAAGTACGACACTGGAGTTGATACCGAAAAGGTTTAAGACgccaaatataccaaaatatgatgggaccTCGGATCCAATAGAGCACATCATGGCCTACACTACGGTAGTAAAAGGGGAACGACTTGGCCCAGCATGAGATCGAATCGGTTATGTTGAAGAAGTTTGGCGAAACCCTTACGAAGGGGGCCTTAACTTGGCATTCTCTCTTACCAGAATATTCTATTGACTCTTTTTAAATGCTTACAGATTCGTTTATCAAAGTTCAGGTTGGAACAAAAAAGGTCCAAACAAGAAAGGCAGAAATATTCAGAATATCTCAAGGAAAAACTGAATTGTTGCGAGAGTTTGTGATCCCATTCCAGAAAGAAAGGATGTTGTTACCAGCGGTTCCGAATAAGTGGGCAGCAGAGGTATTTACGAAGGGTCTCAACCCATTGAGCTCCGATGCCTCatgaaaattgaaggaaaactTGATCGAATTTCAGGCAACCACATGGGCAGATGTTCAAAACCGCTACGAGTCAATGATCATAATTTATGATAACTTGGTTCCTAAGTGTCTTCCAAAGGACGGAATCGTGATCGGAATCAGGataagttgaaaaataattttgatacaGATCGATGACGTGGTAATAAAGGATTTCGTCCTTTGGAAGTTGTTTCTAGCCTTACGATAGGGCCGATGGATGTGGTAATAAAGGATTCCAGTCATCGGATATGATCACTTCCAATAGATCAATGGATCGTTGACGGAGTAATAAATCGTTGCAAGAGAAAGAGGTACCAGGGTCCCTAGATTTAATTTATCCCTGGTTGCCCAATTACAATTTTAATATCATCCTGGTGGAACTGGTAAAATATTAAAAAAGCTAGGTTCCCAAAATCGATCCGATCGATCCtagccaaagggatcctaatttaTGGCGTGAATTCCATGGGACTCACGGCCATAAgactggggactgccgacatcttCGAGAATAGGTGGCAGTGTTGctaaagaatggtcacctcagagagTTTTTAAACGATCGCGCCAAGAACAACTATGAGAGAAACCAGGATAATGTAAAGCCATCAAAACTGGCAGCAAGGTCACCTCAGATGACAAATAACATGATCTTCGGAGAGACGAAGTCAATAGGATGACATTTCTGGCAGGAAAGAAGATATCGGTAACTCATGGTAGGAGGATCCGAGAAGTTTCAGAAGATGACATCACCTTCTCGGGGAAGATGCTGATGGACTTCTTCTACCGtacaatgatgctttggtaatttctcttaatgttttaaattttaaaattaagcgtgttttGGTTGACTCAGGAAGTTCAGCCAACATCATGTACTTGAGGGTTCTGGAGCAAGCGAAGTTAACCGGGAACATCATTCCGATGACAAAGTTTCTAGCCGGCTTCAACCTATAAGTGTGATAACCCTAGGAGAAATTCTTTTACCCACACATGCCGAATGTGTAACAAAAACCACCTTAttcgaagtggtagatggcgACATGGATTAATATGTCATcctcggaaggccgtggatacatGAAATGAAGGTCGTACCTTCAATCTACCATCAACTGTTAAAGTTTCATACACCAGAAGGGATCAAGAAAATCAGAAGAGATCAACCTACTACGAGACAGATGAACACAGTAACCGTTTTTAGTAGCAAGGGCAAAGAAACTAGCAAATAGTAATTACAAGAACCGGTGCCTTCTCCTGTCCCAATTGAAAGTGATAATTCCGATAAGTCATCGGAATTATATCaggtatttaagattttaagcaTAAACACGTGCGCTTATATAAGGACTTGGACAGATAATACATTGGTTTGACGCgctcatttttttttgttaaacacGCGCGTGCCATCTGGCAAACGTAGTGTGTATTAAAGGTGTTTAACGGGTCGGGTTGACCCGTAACCGAACCGGCCCAGACCGGTTGAAACCGGAACCGGACCGGCCCGGTACATAGGGGGCCGGGTGGGGCTGGGTAGGAGGAGTAGATGGGGTTGGTCCGTTTAAATTTTGGTAACGGTTAACTGGACCGGTCAAACCCGGTCCACGTAAACAGTACCGTGTACCGGTTAAACCGGCCCGGCCCGgtacaatcttttttttttgttttttttttaattttttgaattaaGTGGGGCCCACTAACCGTTGGCAACGGTAAGACCTGGCAGGGATCCGTTGCCCAACGGGTTAATTGCATTAATAgcctcttttttctttaaaatttaaccttttttcaatttacaaaattaaacttctctaaaactataaatacacccctcttcttcatttcttcactcaactctcatttctcaatctcaatttctctcattctccaattttcaagatttcaagtctcaatctcaaattctcaattctcaattctcaaatcccaattcaatttAAATCATGTCTCGTActtctagagtgcgctcatatgtttggcaacactttgaggtggtagaagaaaatgaagaaggtcagaaagtaaagtgcaagaactgtggtcaagtcttaaattttcgttcagaGTCTGGCACAGgcagtttaaggaggcatatcaagtattgtcttgagcgtcctccagaaattcgtatttaagattttaagacaatttgtgttattttaaaattattagacgtatttatgcttaatgttttagtttgttagattaatttgaagtattgttaatttattatgcatgaaaatttagtttactattttttgttaatttactttttaaatgcaaactttaatttttaattttgaaataaatgtagcacttgcaatttatattaatacttttgtattaatataacttgtaatctttaaattaatacaaagtattaatataacttacaatagttatacaaaatacaaaaaaaataaaaaatacactaaacccaGCCCGACCCGACCCCCTCAACCCGTAACCCGTATGGTTCAATTTTTATCCGGATAAACCCGAACCCGTTAAACCCGTTAAGCCCCAACCCGTAACCGGCCCGGACCGTAATCCGTGCGGATCCAAAAAATAGCAACCCGACCTGGCCCGACCCACCCGTTTAATACGTTTAGTGTGTATTAGGCACAATTTTAAAAGGTTGCGTGTGTAATATTATTATCGTCCACATAAAGTGTGTAAGGGGATTTGAGCCGTAAGTTAGGTGGCTTACGTATTTGCCAACGAAAAATGTCATTTATATACTTTCTCACATGcgccccccctcccccccgggTACAATCCTTGTCAAACTCCTACTAGGTGACTGTGATTAAATAAGCAGAGCTACCCTAGTTTAGTCTCATCAAATTTGCTACATTTATGTTCCTTAGATTGCATTCATTCAATTCTGGGCTTTATTTGTGAAACCCCAGAAAATTTGTCGACTTTTCTTCTATTAATTTGAGCTATAGATTCGTGGGGTTGGTGAAAAATGGCAAGTTGTTCTTCAGTTATTAGGTTGTCTCACTTTACAACTCTGAAAAATGAAATCCTTACAACTAGGTCTGttaaagattcaaactttacGTTTGTTAAGATCCAAGATTTTGTGGGTACAAGCAAAAGTGGTTATTTGGTTTGTAAGAACAATTACAAGTCAAGATTCTTGGTCAAGAGTTCATTGAATCCCCAAGAGGGTAATTTAACATCTGGTGTTAGTGTAAAAACAGTACTCAAAGAGAATAATAATACTTCTCCTGATAATGGTGATGGTGGAAATGGGAAATACCCTggtggtgggggtgggggtggaggTGGTGGGGGAGGGGACAATGGGGAAGGTGATAAGGAAGAAGAGGAATTTGGGCCATTACTGAAGTTTGAGGATGTGATGAGAGAGGCAGAGGCTCGTGGGGCAACACTTCCTGCTGATATGATAGAGGCTGCAAAGAGTGTTGGGATCAGAAAGCTACTTCTGCTTAGATATTTGGACTTGCAGGTAAAATTTGATTAGGTGAAAATGATTAACCTGTAGTTGTTGTTGAAAATGATTAACCTGTTTACAAAATGGTTTCTTGAAATTGTGCATTttgattgttctttaattggCAGTCTGTGTTTTGTGAATGTAGGGGTCAGCTTGGCTGGGAGCTGCAATGAAGTCATGTGCTATGCTGCGGAACAGAATGTTGGCCGATCCATCGTTTCTTTTCAAAGTTGGAACTGAGGTTTGTGAAGCTTGGTTTTGATATTGCTAATCTGTAAATAACTCATTGATCTGTGGTACAGTAGAAATAGTTGCACATTGAGCTACTGCATATAGCGTGCCCAGTGTCGTGTCTGTGATTATGTTTGCATAACTTACTGCTTGGAGCCAGTGTTATAAAAAGCGAAAAGCACAAAAGAGCTCTAAAGTCAGTTGGGGCTTTAAGCGTAAAGCACAAAATAAAACGTGAGCTTTAAGGAAAAAAGCCACAAATGGAGAAAAACTACAAATATGTATGTGTAGTCCAAGGCTAATATCTATAAGCATAAAcaccaaatatatggacaaagaaattgaagaaaattcatgataaagtgaaatatcaattgctTAGTGTCACCTCTCCACGATTACAttcattggcaaggaaaagtatgtcTGGAGCCTTGTGACAACATTGAAGCACACGCTAAGCGAGGCGAAgtgctcaacatgttttgagcctcgcttcagggcttaagcgcggCTTTGATAACATTGCTTGGAGCTATTAGCGTTTCTCGTTGTATAAGCATGCTAAACTTGAACTTGTGACACCTAACCTACTGCTCATGGTAATGCATGTTTCATCGTGATATTTATACTTGCTATGCTTTTCGACTTTGAATTCACGGGTTTCTTTGGTTTTGTGATGTAGATAGTTATTGATACCACTTGTGCAACTGTTGCGGAAGTTCAAAAGAGAGGCAAAGATTTTTGGGCGGAATTTGAACTATATGCTGCAGATATGTTGGTCGGTGTTGCTGTCAATGTAGCTCTAGTTGGCTTGCTAGCACCATATGCTCGAATTGGACAACCGTCTGTATCTCAAGGGTTTGTTGGTCGTATGCAGAGAGCTTATGGAGCGCTTCCAAGCAGGTTTTGACTTATATTTTCCCTCTGATATTATTGCATTAAAAATATTGAGCACTATTTAGAAGATTTTCACTTTAAATACTCATCTGGCTGCAGTGTCTTTGAGGCCGAAAGGCCAGGGTGTAGATTTACAGTGAATCAGAGAATTGCTGCTTATTTTTATAAGGTAAAATTGAAGTATATGCTATGTATGGATCGCAGTATCTCTGTATACACATGTCATTCTCTCCAGTTCTTTTCATAACTACATTCTATTACCTATCTtaaattctttatttttctttagggCATTCTATATGGATTCGTGGGGTTTGGATGTGGTATCATTGGTCAAGGAATTGCAAATATGATAATGACTGCCAAGCGGTGTGTTACTCTCTGATATTACTGATACTATTATTCTTGCTGTTACTTTTGTTGTTTGCTGTTGTTGTTTCCTTTTCTTGATTTAGTTTACATAGATGCTGCTGTGGagatatttttattaaatttctgACTTGCTCCTTCCTGGATTTTGAACTTGGGACTCATTGAGACCCAATACTCATACTAGTAGAGATCCGTAAACCAGAGTTTTCCATTTCGATACTCAAaccctagtatgtcaccttgttGTAAATAAGTATACTATTTCTCTAGTTAGATATGTATATTTGAGTATCAAGATATTAAATTTTTCATTTCCTtctgaaaaataagaaattaatttTCTTGTTGCTTTTTCATAAACTAGTTTTAGGTGTTTGATATAATAGGATTAAGGAGCTAAATCTCGGCATGAAGCCGTTCCCTTTGTTTTACCACCATTTCTTTGCTAATCCTGCTTTAATGGGTATCTTGCCATTCTCTGGTTTTGTTTGCTAATGTGAGGACTGTGGATGTGTGGGAGACAATGGTTATACAATTTGGTGGAGGAAAATGGTCAACAGAAAAGGCCTTAAGGACGTTTTTGGGGAGGGTACAGGTGCAAGGTGATTGTGGGTAGATTCAAAATGAAAGAGATaatctcttttttattttgtcacaGACAAAAGGGCAGAGCATTTGGTTCGAAGCAAATAAAGGCTGGGTGGAGATGCTTAAAGGAGTAATTTCAGGTGAAAAGAGAAAAGctaaaaccaaaaaataaatttCAGCTGTGTTAAGCCAAAGTACTTTCTAATGTAATGAATCGTCAAAGCTATTTTGTTTAAGGTCGTCTCTAACCTTTTAAATTCTGAAAGAGTATGCATCTTTGGCGATTGTCAATTATGTTAACATCCAAAGTTATTTTAGATCAAACTTAGAAGCTCGGGTTTGTAAAACCTTATCGTTATAGGGCACAACTCCAGCATTAGATAATTTTAAGATTGAGAGGTATTTTAAGGTTGCATTAAGATCTGATCAGATAGTAGTACCGGAACAGTTTGAAAGTGATAGATGCCCAAGGGAGGAAGATCAGATATCCAATTTCTTCTTATCAAAAGAAGGACCATCTAATTTCAAATTTAGGAACTCGAGTAGGGATACATTCACAAGGCAGAATGCAGATGCTGCAGAAAGGGGTTGTACTGGGAGAAGAGTGTTAATTAAAAGTATAAAGAGGTTTAATTTGATCAACCTTTTGCTTGCCAGCTGAGCTCGTGGCTGAACCAGGATAAATTGTATTTGGCTTGGGAAATATGAAAAGGTCTGTAAATGGGGAGTGCTAAAAGGCCTTTTAATGCTTTGATTGCAATTTTTTATCATACTAATGTCTGATGCTAATAATATATTTCATCTAATCTTCGATGGTGTCTTCTTTACTAATTctgaaaacaagaaaaagaataaGGAGAAGTCAGGTTTGCAGATAGTGATTGAATTATGAGAAGTCGAGGAGACCTCGTGCATTTTATGGGTTAACCCCATAAGCAATGAAGTAGGTGTATCTACTGTACTTCTTTTATCTGATACGTCTCTCTTCAGCTATTTTTCAACTGGTTAATATTAAGCTAAAATCCTTTCCCTGATAAATTCCTATCCAGAAAAGGAGTAAAACAACACGAAACAAAACAGATACATTGGATTGGTCAGTTAGTAATACTGGCCTAGTATGTCGTGATGTTCTTCTGAGTAGGAATAACACTGAGAATATCAGCAAATCAGAGTGGCGGACGATATTACATAGAAAATACATGAATATCAGAAGTAGAACCTTGAAAGCTAAGTTCTTAAGGAATATTTGTTCAGCACAACTTTTTATCAATATGCTATATTCTCCTTTTCATTCTTGTACGTTGTACCCCAGTGGTTGATGGGAGTCCCATGCAGATTTTCTGCTCTTGTTGTTGATCAAAGTAGATGTTATACTTCATTTAACTTAGTGTTTGTGTTGTTCCTTTCTTACTAACATGCTTCTTCATCAGGAGCGTCAAGAAATCAGAGGATGATGTTCCTGTTCCACCTCTTGTAAAGAGTGCATTACTTTGGGGTATGCCGTCATTATTGACTTCATTCCTAATTGTTACTGCTTTTGATAATAAAGTTCGTAAAGCAAATGATTTCCAAAACCCTTATCCACCAGCTATACTATGTATGCTGCCTGCTTTATATTATCTGACACCTGTTTATCTCTTTTCAATTGTTCCTGTATACTATCATTGAATCCATTGGAATGCTGAACTACTTCCATTGAGACCATCTTCTGGTTATTTAACGATTTCCTGCATTGTATAGCAATTTTTCCACCAAATGAACTAAGTCAATGATGATATTGCATGAAATGATATAGTAGTACAGAATGTGCAATATTTATTAGTGGGATCTTCGCTCCCTATAGAGCATGTGTAAATGCTTATTGATGTCACTGAACATTCAAAGCTGAGAGTGATGACACAATCAAGATATTGAGAGCACACATTTCTTTACAAGATCGACCAAATTAACTTTCCCTTACATCTGGTAAAGGTTGAA includes these proteins:
- the LOC107762751 gene encoding protein RETICULATA, chloroplastic-like, coding for MASCSSVIRLSHFTTLKNEILTTRSVKDSNFTFVKIQDFVGTSKSGYLVCKNNYKSRFLVKSSLNPQEGNLTSGVSVKTVLKENNNTSPDNGDGGNGKYPGGGGGGGGGGGGDNGEGDKEEEEFGPLLKFEDVMREAEARGATLPADMIEAAKSVGIRKLLLLRYLDLQGSAWLGAAMKSCAMLRNRMLADPSFLFKVGTEIVIDTTCATVAEVQKRGKDFWAEFELYAADMLVGVAVNVALVGLLAPYARIGQPSVSQGFVGRMQRAYGALPSSVFEAERPGCRFTVNQRIAAYFYKGILYGFVGFGCGIIGQGIANMIMTAKRSVKKSEDDVPVPPLVKSALLWGVFLGVSSNTRLQIVTGLERLVESSPVGKQFPPVAMAFTVGVRFANNIYAGMQFVDWARWSGVQ